In Panthera leo isolate Ple1 chromosome E3, P.leo_Ple1_pat1.1, whole genome shotgun sequence, a genomic segment contains:
- the BHLHA15 gene encoding class A basic helix-loop-helix protein 15, whose translation MKTKNRPPRRRVPAQDPEAAAGERTPDGPQQGSGLELAKGLRSRTVRAQGARAEGGRRRPGASGPGGRRENSVQRRLESNERERQRMHKLNNAFQALREVIPHVRADKKLSKIETLTLAKNYIKSLTSTILTMSSGRLPGLDGPGPKLYQHYQQQQQQAAAGGALGATEPQPEGHLQRYSTQIHSFREGS comes from the coding sequence ATGAAGACCAAGAACCGGCCCCCCAGGCGCCGGGTGCCAGCGCAGGACCCAGAGGCCGCCGCAGGGGAACGGACCCCTGACGGGCCCCAGCAGGGTTCGGGGCTGGAGCTGGCCAAGGGTCTGCGGAGCAGGACGGTGCGGGCACAGGGGGCGCGGGCCGAGGGTGGGCGCAGGCGGCCGGGGGCCTCGGGGCCTGGTGGCCGGCGGGAGAACAGCGTCCAGCGGCGGCTGGAGAGCAATGAGCGAGAGCGGCAGCGTATGCACAAGCTGAACAACGCCTTCCAGGCGCTGCGAGAGGTCATCCCGCACGTTCGAGCCGACAAGAAGCTCTCCAAGATCGAGACGCTCACTCTGGCCAAGAACTACATCAAGTCGCTGACCTCCACCATCCTGACCATGTCCAGCGGCCGCCTCCCGGGCCTGGACGGCCCGGGCCCCAAGCTCTACCAGCAttatcagcagcagcagcagcaggcggCGGCTGGGGGTGCACTGGGCGCCACCGAGCCCCAGCCCGAAGGCCACCTGCAGAGGTACTCCACGCAGATCCACAGCTTCCGGGAGGGCTCCTAG